A genomic window from Streptomyces sp. MST-110588 includes:
- a CDS encoding enolase C-terminal domain-like protein — MNVERLDVTAYTIPTDAPEADGTLAWDTTTVVVVEARSATTTGLGWTYAAADAGSVVRDLLARPVLGRSVLDVAGAHEAMSRAVRNAGRPGLVACALSAVDIALWDLKARMLELPLMRLIGAVRDTVPVYGSGGFTTYHSTHLATQLNGWVHGQGIGRVKIKIGEEWGRAVERDLKRVRHARKAIGPRAELYVDANGAYARKQAVRVGHALADLGVGWFEEPVSSDDLTGLGIVRDLVVSDVAAGEYGYDLPYFARMAPVVDCLQIDATRCGGLTVWLRAAALAEAHGLEVSAHCAPHVHAHPAACVPNLRHVEWFHDHVRVESLYFDGGLDPSGGVLRPAAKGAPGHGLDFRHEDATPYRVL, encoded by the coding sequence ATGAACGTGGAGCGGCTGGACGTCACGGCCTACACGATCCCCACCGACGCCCCCGAAGCCGACGGAACGCTCGCCTGGGACACCACCACCGTCGTGGTGGTGGAAGCCAGGTCCGCCACCACCACCGGTCTGGGGTGGACCTACGCCGCCGCCGACGCCGGCTCGGTGGTACGCGACCTGCTGGCCCGGCCCGTGCTGGGGCGCAGCGTGCTGGACGTGGCCGGCGCGCACGAGGCGATGAGCCGCGCGGTGCGCAACGCCGGCCGGCCGGGCCTGGTCGCCTGCGCGCTGTCCGCGGTGGACATCGCGCTGTGGGACCTCAAGGCCCGGATGCTGGAACTCCCCCTGATGCGGCTGATCGGCGCGGTCCGGGACACCGTTCCGGTGTACGGTTCCGGCGGCTTCACCACGTACCACAGCACCCACCTGGCGACGCAGTTGAACGGCTGGGTGCACGGGCAGGGGATCGGCCGCGTCAAGATAAAGATCGGCGAGGAGTGGGGCCGGGCGGTCGAACGCGACCTCAAGCGCGTACGCCACGCCCGCAAGGCGATCGGGCCGCGCGCCGAACTGTACGTGGACGCCAACGGCGCCTACGCCCGCAAACAGGCGGTACGGGTCGGGCACGCCCTCGCGGACCTGGGGGTGGGCTGGTTCGAGGAGCCGGTCTCCTCCGACGACCTCACGGGGCTGGGGATCGTGCGCGACCTGGTCGTCAGCGATGTGGCGGCCGGTGAGTACGGCTACGACCTGCCGTACTTCGCGCGGATGGCGCCGGTCGTGGACTGCCTCCAGATCGACGCCACCCGCTGCGGGGGGCTGACGGTGTGGCTGCGCGCCGCGGCCCTGGCCGAGGCCCACGGCCTGGAGGTCTCCGCCCACTGCGCCCCGCACGTCCATGCCCACCCGGCCGCCTGCGTACCGAACCTGCGGCACGTCGAGTGGTTCCACGACCACGTCCGCGTCGAGTCGCTGTACTTCGACGGCGGGCTGGACCCGTCCGGCGGTGTGCTGCGCCCGGCCGCCAAGGGCGCGCCGGGGCACGGCCTGGACTTCCGTCACGAGGACGCGACACCGTACCGGGTTCTGTGA
- a CDS encoding RNA polymerase sigma factor SigF, with the protein MQRPQRIHRPRRPQNKHPHDDAPDTGEDFRRLIALPPGPERDALRQRIVCAWIPMSERLARQFRNRGESTEDLAQVAALGLVKAVDRYDPDRGCAFESFAVPTIVGEVKRHFRDHMWGLHVPRRVQELRNRVRTATQELSQSPDDRRPTAEEIAEHTGMTQEEVLLGMEALESYSTLSLDAELPGADDGYALVDTLGAPEPGFDLIVDREAVKPKLRTLPERERQILYLRFFCDMTQSRIADRLGISQMHVSRLINRTCTRLCDQAGGKEAA; encoded by the coding sequence ATGCAGCGCCCGCAGCGTATCCACCGTCCTCGCCGCCCGCAGAACAAACATCCGCACGATGACGCGCCGGACACCGGAGAGGACTTCCGCCGGCTCATCGCACTGCCGCCGGGCCCGGAGCGGGACGCGCTCCGGCAGCGCATCGTCTGCGCCTGGATCCCGATGTCCGAACGCCTGGCCCGGCAGTTCCGCAACCGGGGCGAGAGCACCGAGGACCTGGCGCAGGTCGCGGCGCTCGGCCTGGTCAAGGCCGTCGACCGCTACGACCCGGACCGCGGGTGCGCCTTCGAGAGCTTCGCCGTGCCGACGATCGTCGGTGAGGTCAAGCGGCACTTCCGCGACCACATGTGGGGACTGCACGTGCCGCGCCGGGTGCAGGAGCTGCGCAACCGGGTGCGCACCGCCACCCAGGAACTGAGCCAGAGCCCGGACGACCGCCGGCCGACCGCCGAGGAGATCGCCGAGCACACCGGGATGACACAGGAAGAGGTCCTCCTGGGCATGGAGGCCCTGGAGAGTTACTCCACGCTCTCCCTGGACGCCGAACTCCCCGGTGCCGACGACGGGTACGCCCTGGTCGACACCCTGGGCGCGCCGGAGCCCGGCTTCGACCTGATCGTCGACCGGGAGGCCGTCAAGCCCAAGCTGCGTACGCTGCCCGAGCGGGAGCGGCAGATCCTGTACCTGAGGTTCTTCTGCGACATGACGCAGAGCCGGATCGCCGACCGGCTGGGCATCTCGCAGATGCATGTGTCCCGGCTCATCAACCGCACCTGCACCCGGCTGTGCGACCAGGCGGGCGGCAAGGAAGCGGCGTAG